One window from the genome of Kaistella carnis encodes:
- a CDS encoding SAM hydrolase/SAM-dependent halogenase family protein, giving the protein MSVITFTSDYGLVDHRVASVKGKILTLNEHATIVDITHNIQAYNLLQTAYIVRNSYSYFPKGTVHIISVDSFYTKERKCILYKADGHYFIAADNGVLSLIFYDIKPEEVYEITLNNRFDDEVTFTSTDIFAPVAVHLQNGGLPEVIGRKFNTPKQLSFPRAVFNESEKIIIGEIMYIDNFGNVVSNITRKFLEKSGLGFQSFIVKFRNLALTRIYNQYTDLVQDWTIEHEFHGKAAAVFNDAGLLELTIYKGHRESGARTLFGLKVGESIYIEFQ; this is encoded by the coding sequence ATGTCAGTTATTACTTTCACCTCAGATTATGGATTGGTTGATCACAGAGTTGCCTCAGTGAAAGGTAAGATTTTGACCTTAAATGAGCACGCAACAATTGTAGATATAACGCATAATATACAGGCCTACAATCTTTTACAAACCGCATATATTGTAAGAAACTCCTATTCTTATTTTCCAAAGGGCACGGTTCATATTATTTCGGTAGACAGCTTTTATACCAAAGAAAGAAAATGTATTCTTTATAAAGCAGACGGACACTATTTTATCGCGGCTGATAACGGAGTGCTCAGTTTAATATTTTATGATATTAAACCGGAAGAAGTCTATGAAATTACCTTAAACAACCGCTTTGATGATGAAGTAACATTCACTTCTACCGATATTTTCGCACCTGTTGCGGTACATCTTCAGAATGGAGGTTTGCCCGAAGTCATAGGCCGGAAATTTAATACGCCCAAACAACTTTCATTTCCCCGTGCAGTATTTAACGAAAGTGAGAAAATAATCATTGGTGAGATTATGTACATTGATAATTTTGGAAATGTAGTATCCAACATCACCAGAAAATTCTTAGAAAAAAGTGGGCTGGGCTTTCAGTCATTCATCGTCAAATTTAGGAATTTGGCCCTGACACGCATCTACAATCAATATACAGACCTCGTACAGGATTGGACGATAGAACACGAATTTCACGGAAAAGCGGCGGCAGTTTTTAATGATGCCGGATTACTTGAACTTACCATTTACAAAGGCCATCGTGAAAGTGGCGCCCGAACATTGTTTGGTTTAAAGGTTGGTGAAAGCATCTATATCGAATTCCAATAA
- a CDS encoding M12 family metallo-peptidase, whose product MKKVFQLCFSLLLFSFGFSQNLKPIAQKVNDSKTANKTFAKYDLFTVDQSPQKQSLYKAAAEGITVMKLNTAEISRITTEQPETLSMSFPFEGKSIEVELVKNNFFTHDFKVNTDKGTAIYNPGVYYQGIVKGDNESLVAISFFKNDVIGVTSIKDLGNIVIGKAKNSQDFVSYNDAKLKGANPFSCEADELPENQKLAISYDPSTMTDKKTDNCVRIYYEAGFGPYTQNGSNVTTTTNWVTSMHNNISTLYANDGITVALSEIFVWTTTDPYTGSPSNILNQFRTTRTSFNGDVAQLIRNPATTSIAYVDALCGAYNYSYSGVNFAYADVPTYSWNIEAMTHEIGHNLGSPHTHDCVWNGNNTRIDGCGPASGNPGNGTCASGPLPSDGGTIMSYCHLVSSVGINFTKGFGPQPGALIRSRINTKACLGTDCIAACPATILGLTLSNITANSVTATIADNTSSSWKYRVSKMDGTVVQSGTSDTKVINLSGLQEGTYYTIAVGTSCSGPQAFSFQQLLLTDANWCSGVKFTDPGGDNANYFNEQTIIKTFYPNNSQDKLKLTFTEFDTEEGYDFMNVYDGPSTASPKFSNGSNLSGTTIPGPFESTHPTGAITVKFVADQLENGTGWISTFQCTNLGTGENMMSNTINISPSTMKGIFTITSKDKVLSYEVFDLSGKLVKKSLKSLESQDKVDLSNAPAGTYVVRVITAKETVTKKVIKP is encoded by the coding sequence ATGAAAAAAGTTTTCCAATTGTGTTTCAGTTTGTTATTATTCTCTTTCGGCTTTTCGCAGAATTTAAAGCCTATTGCTCAGAAAGTGAATGATTCTAAAACTGCAAACAAGACATTTGCGAAGTACGATCTATTTACAGTAGATCAGAGCCCTCAAAAACAAAGTTTGTATAAAGCAGCGGCGGAGGGAATCACGGTGATGAAATTAAACACTGCTGAGATCAGTAGAATTACCACCGAACAACCAGAAACGTTAAGCATGAGTTTTCCGTTTGAAGGTAAAAGTATTGAAGTAGAGTTAGTGAAGAATAATTTCTTCACCCATGATTTTAAAGTTAATACGGATAAGGGAACTGCCATTTATAATCCAGGAGTTTATTACCAAGGAATTGTAAAAGGTGATAACGAATCTTTAGTGGCCATCAGTTTTTTTAAAAATGACGTTATCGGCGTAACTTCGATTAAAGATTTGGGTAATATCGTTATAGGTAAAGCCAAAAATTCTCAGGATTTTGTTTCTTATAATGATGCTAAATTAAAAGGCGCAAATCCATTCAGCTGTGAGGCCGATGAGCTTCCGGAAAATCAAAAACTTGCGATCTCTTACGATCCAAGTACAATGACCGACAAGAAAACGGACAATTGTGTTAGAATTTATTACGAAGCAGGATTTGGACCTTACACTCAAAATGGTTCAAATGTGACTACGACTACGAACTGGGTGACTTCAATGCATAACAATATTTCTACTCTTTATGCAAATGATGGAATTACCGTCGCTTTAAGTGAAATTTTTGTTTGGACTACAACGGATCCTTATACCGGATCACCTTCCAATATTTTAAATCAGTTCAGAACAACAAGAACTTCATTTAACGGAGATGTTGCACAGCTGATCAGAAATCCGGCAACAACAAGTATCGCCTATGTAGATGCTTTATGTGGTGCTTATAACTATTCCTATTCAGGGGTTAATTTTGCATACGCAGATGTTCCGACCTATTCCTGGAACATTGAGGCGATGACGCACGAAATCGGCCATAACTTAGGATCTCCACACACCCATGACTGTGTATGGAATGGTAACAATACGAGAATCGATGGATGTGGACCAGCCTCTGGAAACCCAGGAAACGGAACTTGCGCAAGCGGACCATTACCTTCAGACGGTGGAACAATTATGAGTTATTGCCATTTGGTTTCTTCTGTAGGAATTAATTTTACAAAAGGTTTCGGTCCTCAGCCGGGAGCCCTTATTAGAAGTAGAATCAATACGAAAGCGTGTTTAGGGACTGACTGTATCGCTGCATGTCCAGCAACAATCCTTGGATTAACGCTTTCAAATATCACTGCTAATTCTGTAACAGCTACGATCGCAGATAATACCTCAAGCAGCTGGAAATATCGTGTTTCTAAGATGGATGGTACCGTAGTTCAATCCGGAACAAGTGATACAAAAGTTATAAATCTTAGCGGTTTGCAGGAAGGAACCTATTATACCATCGCTGTGGGAACATCTTGCTCCGGTCCTCAGGCATTTTCTTTCCAACAACTTTTGTTAACAGATGCAAACTGGTGTAGTGGTGTTAAATTTACGGATCCGGGTGGCGATAATGCAAATTATTTTAATGAGCAGACGATCATTAAAACTTTCTACCCAAACAATTCTCAAGATAAATTGAAACTTACGTTTACTGAGTTTGATACAGAAGAGGGTTATGACTTCATGAATGTTTACGACGGTCCGTCTACAGCTTCACCAAAATTTTCAAATGGCAGTAATTTAAGTGGGACCACTATTCCCGGACCTTTTGAGTCTACGCATCCAACAGGAGCAATCACCGTGAAATTTGTAGCTGATCAGCTGGAAAATGGAACAGGTTGGATCTCTACTTTCCAATGTACAAATTTAGGTACCGGTGAAAATATGATGTCGAATACCATCAATATTTCTCCATCTACAATGAAAGGAATATTTACAATTACGTCGAAAGATAAAGTGTTGTCTTATGAGGTATTTGATCTTTCAGGAAAGTTAGTGAAGAAATCTTTGAAGTCTTTAGAGTCTCAAGATAAAGTAGATCTTTCTAATGCTCCGGCTGGAACTTATGTGGTTCGAGTGATTACTGCAAAAGAAACAGTTACTAAAAAAGTGATCAAACCGTAA
- a CDS encoding porin family protein produces the protein MKKLFLVGAVALFGAMNAQTFGVKAGMNISNLSNADDTKSLVGFNAGVFMNAPLAADFSIQPEVLYNAKGAKYDGPGDISLKIDYISVPVMFQYNATPQFYLEAGPEFSFVVSSKAKANGMSGDAKDAVESFDIGVGLGAGYYFTPNIGLTARYVAGFSDVIKNNPGDSVRNGVFQIGLAYKFSK, from the coding sequence ATGAAAAAATTATTTTTAGTAGGTGCTGTTGCGCTTTTTGGAGCGATGAATGCTCAAACTTTTGGTGTTAAAGCAGGAATGAATATTTCTAACCTTTCCAATGCTGACGATACAAAATCTTTGGTAGGCTTTAATGCGGGAGTATTTATGAATGCACCACTTGCTGCAGATTTCAGTATTCAGCCGGAAGTTCTTTATAACGCAAAAGGAGCTAAATATGACGGTCCTGGAGATATCTCATTAAAAATTGATTATATTTCAGTGCCTGTGATGTTTCAATATAATGCAACTCCTCAGTTTTATTTAGAAGCTGGACCAGAATTTAGTTTCGTAGTATCTTCAAAAGCGAAAGCTAATGGAATGTCAGGCGACGCTAAAGATGCAGTTGAAAGTTTCGATATCGGTGTAGGTCTTGGTGCAGGATATTATTTCACGCCAAATATTGGACTTACAGCAAGATATGTTGCAGGTTTCAGCGATGTTATTAAAAACAATCCTGGTGACTCTGTAAGAAATGGAGTATTCCAAATTGGTTTAGCTTACAAATTCAGCAAATAA
- a CDS encoding outer membrane beta-barrel protein, which yields MKKLLIAGAVAFMGITAANAQLQKGNYMVGGELAAAHFGLNEGSGYNFQITPQAAFFVQDNWAVGPYVRLGFAGAKDAPTTFTYGVGALSRYYFSPGEAGVDSLLRHGRFFVEGNAGIGGTTISDGGDSANGLDLGIGPGYTYFVTPNIGLDASVKLNGNLGFGNRGTTSAVDFRLGLNIFLPSKKAMQNIKSE from the coding sequence ATGAAAAAATTACTAATTGCAGGAGCTGTAGCTTTTATGGGAATCACAGCTGCAAATGCACAGTTACAAAAAGGAAATTATATGGTAGGAGGTGAATTAGCCGCCGCTCATTTTGGCCTTAATGAAGGTTCTGGTTATAATTTCCAAATTACGCCGCAAGCAGCATTTTTTGTTCAAGACAATTGGGCGGTAGGTCCATATGTTCGTTTGGGTTTTGCTGGAGCCAAGGACGCGCCAACTACTTTTACTTATGGAGTAGGAGCTTTGTCCAGATATTATTTCTCTCCAGGTGAAGCGGGTGTAGATAGTTTATTGAGACACGGCAGATTTTTTGTTGAAGGTAATGCCGGAATCGGTGGTACCACTATTTCAGATGGCGGAGATTCCGCAAACGGTCTTGATTTAGGCATCGGGCCAGGTTATACTTATTTTGTAACTCCAAACATCGGTCTTGATGCTTCTGTAAAATTAAATGGGAACCTGGGCTTTGGAAATAGAGGAACAACTTCTGCAGTTGATTTTAGACTTGGTTTAAATATTTTCTTACCATCTAAAAAAGCGATGCAAAATATTAAGTCTGAATAA
- a CDS encoding OmpW family outer membrane protein has product MKKLLLVGAVALFGALNAQMEKGSWIVSGKTGIDFSSATTKYTAEGQSYDGPKVSTFTITPSVGYFVANNIAVGVDLGFTSTKTTFKNSALEFDYEEKTSVFSILPNATYYFPTASNLRPYLGAGIGYGSLTSTDFFNDEETTKGGFLWGAKGGLLYMLNSNIGIDLGAGYNSLTTKETVDNTEVKTSADAFGVSAGISVFFR; this is encoded by the coding sequence ATGAAAAAACTATTACTGGTTGGTGCAGTTGCACTTTTTGGAGCATTAAATGCTCAAATGGAAAAAGGATCTTGGATTGTTTCAGGTAAAACAGGAATCGATTTCAGTTCTGCAACTACAAAATACACTGCAGAAGGTCAATCTTACGATGGTCCGAAAGTGTCTACATTTACCATTACACCAAGCGTTGGTTATTTTGTGGCGAACAATATCGCCGTGGGCGTAGATTTAGGATTTACTTCAACAAAAACTACTTTCAAAAATTCAGCTTTAGAGTTTGATTACGAAGAAAAAACATCAGTATTCTCTATTTTACCAAACGCAACCTATTATTTCCCAACTGCAAGTAACTTGCGACCTTACTTGGGAGCAGGGATCGGGTACGGAAGTTTAACTTCTACTGACTTTTTCAATGATGAAGAAACAACAAAAGGTGGTTTTCTTTGGGGTGCAAAAGGCGGTTTATTGTATATGCTAAATTCAAACATCGGAATCGATTTAGGAGCTGGTTACAATAGCCTAACGACGAAAGAAACAGTTGACAATACAGAGGTGAAAACTTCTGCTGATGCTTTTGGTGTAAGCGCCGGAATCTCTGTATTCTTTAGATAA
- a CDS encoding CopD family protein has protein sequence MLYTIIKAIHIIFMVSYFAGIFYLVRLFVYYKDTDNFEENKKQILREQYVFMARRLWNIITVPAGVIMLTTGLIMISLNFGLMKTPWFHLKLTFLVGLAAYHFWCWKKVLQIKNLQGNILPIENIKLRQANEIATFILFLVVFTVILKSLVISFWWQLIVGFVVLVFAIMMTVKLVNKKKK, from the coding sequence ATGCTTTATACCATCATAAAAGCCATTCATATTATATTTATGGTCAGTTATTTTGCCGGAATTTTTTACTTGGTAAGACTATTTGTGTACTATAAAGACACTGATAACTTTGAAGAAAATAAAAAGCAGATTTTACGGGAGCAGTACGTTTTTATGGCCAGAAGATTATGGAACATCATTACCGTTCCGGCTGGCGTCATTATGCTGACCACGGGTTTGATCATGATTTCCCTTAATTTTGGCTTAATGAAAACGCCTTGGTTTCATTTAAAATTAACTTTCCTTGTGGGTCTTGCAGCCTACCACTTCTGGTGCTGGAAAAAAGTTTTGCAAATTAAAAATCTGCAGGGAAATATTCTTCCAATTGAAAATATCAAACTTCGCCAAGCCAATGAAATAGCAACTTTCATTTTATTTCTGGTTGTGTTTACAGTCATTTTAAAATCGCTGGTTATTTCGTTTTGGTGGCAATTAATCGTAGGATTTGTCGTTTTGGTTTTTGCTATTATGATGACCGTAAAACTCGTAAACAAGAAGAAAAAATAA
- a CDS encoding PhoH family protein, whose protein sequence is MFELNYEISGIEAKAFYGVNNQYFNLLKSKFPTLKITGRDHYVFAKGNQEALDVFRNKLEDIVSFISKNNAITLKDYESILSFKDDAEKQLVFDQDIIVKGINGKIIKAKTTNLKKLVKATESKDMVFAIGPAGTGKTYTSVALAVRALRDKEVKRIILTRPAVEAGESLGFLPGDLKEKLDPYLQPLYDALRDMIPHEKLEGFMEKNVIEVAPLAFMRGRTLDEAFVILDEAQNTTHAQMKMFLTRMGMNAKFIITGDPSQVDLPMRQKSGLKESMRILSEVKEIGFVYLTEEDVVRHPVVRKIIAAYGEEEQRQREE, encoded by the coding sequence ATGTTTGAACTGAATTACGAAATTTCCGGCATCGAAGCCAAGGCTTTTTATGGCGTCAACAATCAATATTTTAATCTTCTAAAATCAAAATTTCCCACACTTAAAATTACGGGCCGCGATCATTATGTTTTCGCAAAAGGAAATCAAGAAGCACTCGATGTATTTCGAAATAAATTGGAAGACATTGTGAGTTTCATCTCCAAAAATAATGCGATCACTTTAAAGGATTACGAAAGTATATTAAGTTTTAAAGATGATGCCGAAAAGCAACTGGTCTTTGATCAGGATATTATTGTAAAGGGGATCAATGGTAAAATCATTAAAGCCAAAACCACCAATCTGAAAAAATTGGTAAAAGCGACCGAGTCCAAAGACATGGTTTTTGCAATAGGACCGGCAGGAACCGGGAAAACCTATACCAGTGTTGCGCTCGCAGTACGCGCTTTACGAGATAAAGAAGTTAAAAGAATTATTCTGACAAGACCAGCCGTGGAAGCAGGCGAGAGTCTGGGATTTTTGCCGGGTGATCTAAAAGAAAAACTCGACCCTTATTTACAGCCTTTATATGATGCCTTGCGCGATATGATTCCGCATGAAAAATTGGAAGGTTTTATGGAAAAAAACGTCATCGAAGTAGCACCTTTGGCATTTATGAGAGGTCGTACGTTGGATGAGGCATTCGTTATTCTGGATGAAGCGCAAAATACAACCCATGCGCAAATGAAGATGTTTCTTACAAGGATGGGTATGAATGCAAAATTTATTATAACGGGAGATCCCAGTCAGGTCGATTTACCGATGCGTCAAAAATCCGGCTTAAAAGAGTCGATGCGTATTTTGAGTGAGGTAAAAGAAATTGGTTTTGTATATCTCACCGAAGAAGATGTGGTGCGCCATCCTGTGGTACGGAAAATAATTGCAGCATATGGTGAGGAGGAACAAAGACAAAGAGAAGAGTAG
- a CDS encoding outer membrane beta-barrel protein, producing MKRLILAFAIILFGTMNAQIKFGINGGFSSAVVSGKFDNLTQGYYAGVFSEIGIPGALKLQPALNYVRIDDDSYFQVPVMMKFYFVPKVNVQVGPQFAFRFNDNSSKNNKTNFGAAIGLGADLFSGLLIEARYAFQLNDAFKSPSGERLHFNIFNLGLGIRL from the coding sequence ATGAAAAGACTGATCCTCGCCTTTGCAATTATTTTATTTGGGACGATGAATGCGCAGATTAAATTCGGTATTAATGGTGGTTTTTCTTCCGCCGTCGTTTCCGGAAAATTCGATAATCTTACACAAGGTTATTATGCCGGAGTATTTTCGGAAATCGGTATTCCAGGTGCCCTCAAATTGCAGCCAGCGCTAAATTATGTGAGGATTGATGATGATTCTTATTTTCAAGTTCCTGTGATGATGAAGTTTTATTTTGTTCCAAAAGTGAATGTTCAGGTAGGTCCACAGTTCGCTTTCAGATTTAATGACAACTCCTCGAAAAATAACAAAACTAATTTCGGTGCTGCCATTGGATTGGGAGCAGATTTATTTTCCGGGCTGTTAATTGAAGCGAGATATGCTTTCCAGTTAAATGATGCGTTTAAAAGTCCTTCCGGAGAGAGACTACACTTTAATATATTTAATTTAGGTTTGGGAATTAGATTATAA